From a single Larimichthys crocea isolate SSNF chromosome XIII, L_crocea_2.0, whole genome shotgun sequence genomic region:
- the LOC104927553 gene encoding phosphatidylinositol 4-phosphate 5-kinase type-1 alpha isoform X2, whose translation MATAAEEPPGLQGPSGYSPGTRKNASPENPSTSMTQNMKKTIGHRGIDPTGETTYKKTTSSALKGAIQLGITHTVGSLSQKPERDVLLQDFEVVESIFFPNEGSNLTPAHHYGDFRFKTYAPIAFRYFREMFGIRPDDYMCSLCNEPLIELSSSGASGSLFYLSNDDEYIIKTVQHKEAEFLQKLLPGYFMNLNQNKRTLLPKFYGLYCVQAAGKNIRIVVMNNLLPSSVRMHLKFDLKGSTYKRRASAKEREKNVPTYKDLDFMQDMQEGLLMEADKYNAVCKTINRDCLLLQSFKIMDYSLLVGIHNLDQACREQASKDAVAEAADQRRPQGQKSLYSTAIEAIQAESGSMGSLDTEDKTGGIPARNGKGERLLVYIGIIDILQSYRLAKRLEHSWKALVHDGDTVSVHRPGFYAERFQKFMCNVVFKKILLKASPSKKRRALVHGPLKKTAASGPGLGPRDLLLAQTGSNNQHHSLQHQVSTEPKEDTEGDNAMQSGRPDLLPKTLPPSETVGNTTETAAVPSLEIPGFAPTSQPPPHFQDTSRSMAVDLNNTSSKDHEQSTPKRALEESIGVEDVISLSDIVPNASKCSL comes from the exons ACAACATCATCAGCCCTGAAAGGTGCTATCCAGTTGGGTATCACACACACGGTGGGCAGCTTAAGCCAGAAACCTGAGAGAGACGTGCTGCTGCAGGACTTTGAAGTGGTGGAAAGCATCTTCTTTCCCAA TGAGGGCAGTAACCTGACACCAGCCCACCACTATGGAGACTTCAGGTTCAAGACATACGCACCAATTGCTTTCCGCTACTTCAGGGAGATGTTTGGCATCCGGCCTGATGACTACATG TGTTCTCTTTGTAATGAGCCGCTGATTGAGCTGTCGAGCTCCGGGGCCAGTGGATCTTTGTTCTACCTCTCTAATGATGATGAGTACATCATTAAGACAGTGCAGCACAAAGAGGCGGAATTTCTGCAGAAACTGCTTCCGGGATACTTCATG AATCTGAACCAGAACAAACGGACCTTGTTACCAAAGTTTTATGGACTCTACTGTGTCCAGGCAGCGGGTAAGAATATCCGTATCGTGGTCATGAACAATCTGCTCCCGAGCTCTGTACGAATGCATCTCAAGTTTGATCTAAAGGGCTCCACCTACAAGCGTCGTGCCtcagcgaaagagagagagaagaatgtGCCCACATACAAGGACCTGGATTTTATGCAGGACATGCAAGAGGGGCTTCTAATGGAGGCGGACAAGTACAATGCTGTTTGCAAGACCATCAACAGAGACTGCCTG CTTCTGCAAAGTTTTAAGATTATGGATTACAGCCTTCTGGTGGGAATCCACAATCTAGATCAGGCTTGTCGAGAGCAGGCCAGCAAAGATGCGGTGGCTGAGGCTGCGGACCAAAGGAGACCACAAGGCCAAAAGTCCCTGTACAGCACCGCTATAGAGGCCATCCAGGCTGAATCGGGGAGCATGGGATCACTGGACACAGAAGACAA AACTGGAGGCATTCCTGCACGGAACGGAAAAGGCGAGAGGCTGCTGGTGTACATCGGTATCATTGATATTCTGCAGTCCTATAG aTTAGCAAAGAGGCTTGAACACTCGTGGAAAGCTTTGGTTCACGATGGG gACACTGTATCAGTACACAGACCGGGTTTCTACGCAGAACGATTTCAGAAGTTTATGTGCAATGTAGTCTTCAAGAAGATCTTAT TGAAGGCTTCCCCATCTAAAAAGCGCCGTGCACTTGTACATGGTCCTTTGAAAAAGACAGCTGCCTCTGGGCCCGGTCTTGGCCCAAGAGACTTGCTGTTGGCCCAAACTGGCAGCAACAACCAGCACCATTCACTCCAACATCAAGTCAGCACTGAGCCCAAAGAAGACACCGAAGGAGACAACG CCATGCAGTCAGGTCGTCCCGACCTCCTCCCAAAGACCTTACCGCCCAGCGAAACTGTTGGCAACACTACTGAAACCGCCGCCGTCCCCTCCTTGGAAATCCCTGGATTTGCTCCCACAAGTCAGCCTCCGCCTCACTTTCAGGATACCAGCAGATCAATGGCAGTGGATTTAAATAACACGTCGAGCAAAGACCATGAGCAGAGCACCCCCAAGAG AGCTCTTGAAGAAAGTATCGGTGTTGAGGACGTGATCTCACTCAGTGACATTGTTCCTAATGCAAGTAAATGCTCT CTGTAG
- the LOC104927553 gene encoding phosphatidylinositol 4-phosphate 5-kinase type-1 alpha isoform X1 — MATAAEEPPGLQGPSGYSPGTRKNASPENPSTSMTQNMKKTIGHRGIDPTGETTYKKTTSSALKGAIQLGITHTVGSLSQKPERDVLLQDFEVVESIFFPNEGSNLTPAHHYGDFRFKTYAPIAFRYFREMFGIRPDDYMCSLCNEPLIELSSSGASGSLFYLSNDDEYIIKTVQHKEAEFLQKLLPGYFMNLNQNKRTLLPKFYGLYCVQAAGKNIRIVVMNNLLPSSVRMHLKFDLKGSTYKRRASAKEREKNVPTYKDLDFMQDMQEGLLMEADKYNAVCKTINRDCLLLQSFKIMDYSLLVGIHNLDQACREQASKDAVAEAADQRRPQGQKSLYSTAIEAIQAESGSMGSLDTEDKTGGIPARNGKGERLLVYIGIIDILQSYRLAKRLEHSWKALVHDGDTVSVHRPGFYAERFQKFMCNVVFKKILLKASPSKKRRALVHGPLKKTAASGPGLGPRDLLLAQTGSNNQHHSLQHQVSTEPKEDTEGDNAMQSGRPDLLPKTLPPSETVGNTTETAAVPSLEIPGFAPTSQPPPHFQDTSRSMAVDLNNTSSKDHEQSTPKRALEESIGVEDVISLSDIVPNASKCSVS; from the exons ACAACATCATCAGCCCTGAAAGGTGCTATCCAGTTGGGTATCACACACACGGTGGGCAGCTTAAGCCAGAAACCTGAGAGAGACGTGCTGCTGCAGGACTTTGAAGTGGTGGAAAGCATCTTCTTTCCCAA TGAGGGCAGTAACCTGACACCAGCCCACCACTATGGAGACTTCAGGTTCAAGACATACGCACCAATTGCTTTCCGCTACTTCAGGGAGATGTTTGGCATCCGGCCTGATGACTACATG TGTTCTCTTTGTAATGAGCCGCTGATTGAGCTGTCGAGCTCCGGGGCCAGTGGATCTTTGTTCTACCTCTCTAATGATGATGAGTACATCATTAAGACAGTGCAGCACAAAGAGGCGGAATTTCTGCAGAAACTGCTTCCGGGATACTTCATG AATCTGAACCAGAACAAACGGACCTTGTTACCAAAGTTTTATGGACTCTACTGTGTCCAGGCAGCGGGTAAGAATATCCGTATCGTGGTCATGAACAATCTGCTCCCGAGCTCTGTACGAATGCATCTCAAGTTTGATCTAAAGGGCTCCACCTACAAGCGTCGTGCCtcagcgaaagagagagagaagaatgtGCCCACATACAAGGACCTGGATTTTATGCAGGACATGCAAGAGGGGCTTCTAATGGAGGCGGACAAGTACAATGCTGTTTGCAAGACCATCAACAGAGACTGCCTG CTTCTGCAAAGTTTTAAGATTATGGATTACAGCCTTCTGGTGGGAATCCACAATCTAGATCAGGCTTGTCGAGAGCAGGCCAGCAAAGATGCGGTGGCTGAGGCTGCGGACCAAAGGAGACCACAAGGCCAAAAGTCCCTGTACAGCACCGCTATAGAGGCCATCCAGGCTGAATCGGGGAGCATGGGATCACTGGACACAGAAGACAA AACTGGAGGCATTCCTGCACGGAACGGAAAAGGCGAGAGGCTGCTGGTGTACATCGGTATCATTGATATTCTGCAGTCCTATAG aTTAGCAAAGAGGCTTGAACACTCGTGGAAAGCTTTGGTTCACGATGGG gACACTGTATCAGTACACAGACCGGGTTTCTACGCAGAACGATTTCAGAAGTTTATGTGCAATGTAGTCTTCAAGAAGATCTTAT TGAAGGCTTCCCCATCTAAAAAGCGCCGTGCACTTGTACATGGTCCTTTGAAAAAGACAGCTGCCTCTGGGCCCGGTCTTGGCCCAAGAGACTTGCTGTTGGCCCAAACTGGCAGCAACAACCAGCACCATTCACTCCAACATCAAGTCAGCACTGAGCCCAAAGAAGACACCGAAGGAGACAACG CCATGCAGTCAGGTCGTCCCGACCTCCTCCCAAAGACCTTACCGCCCAGCGAAACTGTTGGCAACACTACTGAAACCGCCGCCGTCCCCTCCTTGGAAATCCCTGGATTTGCTCCCACAAGTCAGCCTCCGCCTCACTTTCAGGATACCAGCAGATCAATGGCAGTGGATTTAAATAACACGTCGAGCAAAGACCATGAGCAGAGCACCCCCAAGAG AGCTCTTGAAGAAAGTATCGGTGTTGAGGACGTGATCTCACTCAGTGACATTGTTCCTAATGCAAGTAAATGCTCTGTAAGTTAA